One Cryptomeria japonica chromosome 9, Sugi_1.0, whole genome shotgun sequence genomic window carries:
- the LOC131858561 gene encoding protein PXR1-like: MHEGLVMILYNHIKNTIIQMNIAEISNSDEDFEESEEEEGGGYDIEEETEDDLQMARSSRRKKKSEQGRQNRGFAKNKKRGEYDSWNEDEEGTDNDTNTENEEAQTQVSLKQKKKNSKGREVEERSPLKFDFK; this comes from the coding sequence ATGCATGAAGGCTTGGTGATGattctgtataatcacatcaagaacacgaTCATCCAAATGAATATTGCAGAGATTTCAAACTCAGATGAAGATTTTGAGGAGTCAGAAGAGGAAGAAGGTGGTGGCTATGATATAGAAGAAGAGACTGAAGATGACCTCCAAATGGCTAGATCAAGCAGGCGAAAAAAAAAATCGGAACAGGGGAGACAAAACAGAGGGTttgctaaaaataaaaaaagaggggAGTATGATAGTTGGAATGAGGATGAGGAAGGGACTGACAATGACACAAACACCGAAAATGAGGAGGCTCAAACCCAGGTGAGCCTAAAAcagaaaaagaagaattcaaaagGCAGGGAGGTGGAAGAAAGGTCGCCTCTCAAGTTTGATTTCAAGTAG